In Plasmodium chabaudi chabaudi strain AS genome assembly, chromosome: 10, a single genomic region encodes these proteins:
- a CDS encoding CIR protein, whose protein sequence is MAIRACKFLLEADEYFNNGVVDETKFNKNSSLENRCPYENKRARPCKNNYERINALAVYLYQNLTKTTKNLNGTGHHENRHIEFFMIWLGDKLFKLEKNYKATMEESYKKHLDKHTGNYIYWNVINSKKLYKDATIRKMNELYNLLSYICKLITEYNKNIKNPNRDLLGNYSAQCQNYYKTTHNAVKDCKPYLHLLDSLKKVYEDFLWDKIINNSDSSINKLLSNRIKSLKTFGNKDEYFVSDSEVLSFDNEGCGKVKSQDEEIGKKITLTNSQNKAQDPGNSKKSITGPQAQPSGSAPHGKPAAAKPGTSNPPAKKPAASKPAATKPVTTKPVTTKPVTTKPVTTKPSPPPARPAPAKPAPAKPAPTSPGMPPKQTQQGHQLKQGKQGQQGQHPPAQPPPVQPPKSLPPASSGISTASGGTPGSSKPASPQSQQPVLIPPAPPQQIHQGQKGQQSPAQSASGQPVSSQSAPTLQASTTQKTDQAQKGQQLPAQPISTTTSGTPSSDTTLSASLPGASIPAITTATTSTGTTPSTGTTPSTGTTPSPGTPKSSGTTSSPGKTPSAGTSSPGTSPSGTPKSPGATSPAGTSSLPGTPSLPGTPSLPGTPPSGTTSSGTALGTTSSTSSSGATPPSGTKKSGTQVSSGTQISPVAPTPAITTATTSGTSTTSSTCTTAPAGTVTSTCTTKLGTLPSGASPSDTTLLPGTPKSSDTTLSSGATSPASTSSTGKTGSTPTQSAVPTLSQLQKPAPSQPVSSQSAPTTPSGTPLSAGAQVSPGTSSQPGITPSLGTQVSTTVSTPTITTNTTTITTSACTVTSTDTVTSTCTTPSTGIQNGIGSPQGNTKTGVNNLKDPKVDTSSQQTNPGAKQGNQNGVSVDPHSKPGGAGGGAGSGTSRASGAVGGGGIGTSGANGAVGGGGSGTSGASGAVGGIGGGKGGINSGSGNQGGSSNQGGSSNQGDTGGQGGSSNQGGSSGQGDTGGQGGSSGQGGSSGQGGSSNQGDTGGQGGSSNQGDTGGQGGSSNQGDTGGQGGSSGQGGSSNQGGSSGQGNTGSGTSGGTGGTGGGSKVSGKSSGGWLGNWGMSLNPISYLPNVSDIYQAPKNMLISATNQINDAYSTTVDNIKHAYDNTVNNIKGAYDSTMNIAKNTYNSAITNITDAYNTSTDYIGNAVGSVTSKLNPFSSSSQPSGDQSGSNSSGDGTDTSKQSQPNPSPPPLSPLPSAPPSTPQSTIPSPPVTLPSPGTQTPPSQQQPSSTSVSQDTTQNGASNILQKLDPNAGKGGIQTLATNKVTLPSSGISPSNAGNGNNIPGTDVKINEKPSIWCIRTNKKCDILGIGIIGAAIFIFLAFMYKYLSFGSAKNSKKEKSMKSVINLVSGKKREKRFINSGDGKKTEIIINSDDNKKSIKTVINSRNGKRKTYITINSEYKKKYTKSVINSGDGKKTEIIINSVNVKIPLLNIYKLMQADPMPFINLFFLLIFFIYKRKRDTIE, encoded by the exons ATGGCTATTAGAGCA tGTAAATTCCTTCTCGAGGCtgatgaatattttaacaatGGAGTTGTCGATGAGaccaaatttaataaaaacagtTCATTGGAAAATAGATGCccttatgaaaataaaagggCTCGCccttgtaaaaataattatgaaagaATTAACGCTTTAGCAGTATATTTATACCAGAATTTGACTAAAACCACTAAGAATTTAAACGGAACAGGTCATCATGAAAACCGGCatattgaattttttatgatatgGCTAGGcgataaattatttaagttagaaaaaaactataaaGCAACTATGGAAGAATCTTACAAAAAACATTTAGATAAGCATACaggaaattatatatattggaacgttataaatagtaaaaaacTTTATAAGGATGCTACTATTAGGAAAATGAACGAATTATACAACTTACTtagttatatatgtaaactAATTACtgaatacaataaaaatatcaaaaatcCTAATAGAGATCTTCTTGGGAATTATTCCGCCCAATGTCAAAACTATTATAAAACCACTCATAACGCCGTTAAAGATTGTAAAccatatttacatttattggatagtttaaaaaaagtatatgaAGATTTTCTATGGGATAAAATCATTAACAATAGTGATAGTagtataaacaaattattatctaATCGTATTAAATCTCTTAAAACGTTTGGAAATAAAGatgaatattttgtatCTGATAGTGAAGTACTTAGCTTTGATAATGAAGGATGCGGAAAAGTTAAATCTCAGGATGAGgaaattggaaaaaaaattacattaACAAATTCACAGAATAAAGCACAAGACCCTGGGAACTCTAAAAAATCCATCACAGGACCTCAAGCGCAACCTTCCGGGAGTGCACCACATGGAAAACCAGCAGCTGCAAAGCCAGGAACTTCAAATCCACCAGCTAAAAAACCAGCAGCTTCAAAGCCAGCAGCTACAAAACCAGTAACAACAAAGCCAGTAACAACAAAGCCAGTAACTACAAAACCAGTAACTACAAAGCCATCGCCACCACCTGCAAGGCCAGCACCAGCAAAGCCAGCACCAGCAAAGCCAGCACCTACATCACCAGGAATGCCGCCAAAACAAACACAGCAAGGCCATCAATTAAAACAAGGGAAACAAGGACAACAAGGGCAACACCCACCTGCGCAACCACCACCTGTACAACCACCAAAAAGTTTACCACCTGCATCATCTGGAATAAGTACAGCATCAGGAGGTACACCAGGATCTTCAAAACCAGCATCACCACAGTCACAACAACCAGTACTTATACCACCAGCACCACCACAACAAATACATCAAGGACAAAAAGGACAGCAATCACCTGCACAATCAGCATCGGGGCAACCAGTATCTTCACAATCAGCACCTACACTACAAGCATCTACAACACAGAAAACGGACCAAGCACAAAAAGGGCAACAACTACCTGCACAACCAATAAGCACAACAACATCGGGTACGCCATCATCAGACACAACATTGAGCGCGTCATTGCCAGGTGCATCAATACCAGCGATCACGACAGCTACAACATCAACAGGCACAACACCATCAACAGGCACAACACCATCAACAGGCACAACACCATCACCAGGTACACCCAAATCGTCAGGCACAACATCATCACCAGGTAAAACACCATCAGCAGGTACATCATCACCGGGTACGTCACCATCAGGTACACCCAAATCACCAGGCGCAACATCACCAGCAGGTACATCATCATTACCAGGCACACCATCATTGCCAGGCACACCATCATTACCAGGTACACCACCATCTGGCACAACATCATCGGGTACAGCATTGGGCACAACATCGAGCACGTCATCATCAGGTGCAACACCGCCATCAGGTACAAAAAAATCAGGAACACAAGTCTCATCGGGTACACAAATATCACCAGTTGCACCAACACCAGCGATCACAACAGCTACAACATCTGGAACAAGTACAACATCATCAACTTGCACAACAGCACCAGCAGGTACAGTCACATCAACATGCACAACAAAATTAGGTACACTACCATCGGGTGCGTCACCATCAGATACAACACTACTACCAGGTACACCCAAATCATCAGATACAACACTATCATCAGGTGCAACATCACCAGCAAGTACATCATCAACGGGTAAAACAGGTTCAACGCCTACACAATCAGCAGTACCAACACTATCACAGCTACAAAAACCAGCACCATCACAACCTGTATCTTCACAATCAGCACCTACAACACCATCAGGTACACCACTATCAGCAGGTGCACAAGTATCACCGGGAACATCATCACAACCAGGTATAACACCATCATTAGGTACACAAGTATCAACGACTGTATCAACACCAACGATCACAACAAATACAACCACTATAACAACATCAGCTTGTACGGTAACATCAACAGATACAGTAACATCGACATGCACAACACCGTCAACAGGTATACAGAATGGAATAGGAAGCCCTCAAGGTAATACAAAAACTGgagtaaataatttaaaggATCCAAAAGTTGACACAAGTAGTCAACAGACAAATCCAGGCGCTAAACAAGGAAATCAAAATGGTGTTTCAGTAGATCCACATTCTAAGCCGGGAGGTGCTGGTGGGGGAGCAGGTAGTGGAACAAGTAGAGCAAGTGGTGCAGTAGGAGGTGGTGGCATTGGAACAAGTGGAGCAAATGGTGCAGTAGGAGGTGGTGGCAGTGGAACAAGTGGAGCAAGTGGTGCAGTAGGAGGTATAGGAGGTGGAAAAGGAGGTATAAATAGTGGGTCAGGTAATCAAGGCGGTTCAAGTAATCAAGGCGGTTCAAGTAATCAAGGAGATACAGGTGGTCAAGGAGGTTCAAGTAATCAAGGAGGTTCAAGTGGTCAAGGAGATACAGGTGGTCAAGGAGGTTCAAGTGGTCAAGGAGGTTCAAGTGGTCAAGGAGGTTCAAGTAATCAAGGAGATACAGGTGGTCAAGGAGGTTCAAGTAATCAAGGAGATACAGGTGGTCAAGGAGGTTCAAGTAATCAAGGAGATACAGGTGGTCAAGGAGGTTCAAGTGGTCAAGGAGGTTCAAGTAATCAAGGAGGTTCAAGTGGTCAAGGAAATACAGGTAGTGGGACAAGTGGTGGAACAGGAGGTACAGGTGGTGGGTCAAAGGTATCAGGAAAATCCAGTGGAGGTTGGCTAGGAAATTGGGGAATGAGTTTAAATCCCATAAGTTATTTACCTAATGTTTCCGATATATATCAAGCTCCAAAGAATATGTTAATAAGTGCCACTAATCAAATCAACGATGCATATAGTACCACTGTGgacaatataaaacatgCTTATGATAACACCGTGAACAATATAAAAGGTGCTTATGATAGCACTATGAACATTGCAAAAAATACTTATAATAGCGCTATAACCAATATTACAGATGCTTACAATACATCTACTGATTATATTGGAAATGCTGTTGGTAGTGTAACTAGCAAATTGAACCCATTTAGTAGTTCTTCTCAACCAAGTGGTGACCAATCTGGATCTAATAGTTCAGGGGACGGGACAGATACATCTAAGCAATCACAACCAAACCCATCACCACCTCCACTATCTCCATTACCATCAGCACCACCATCAACTCCACAATCAACGATACCATCGCCACCAGTAACTTTACCATCACCCGGAACACAAACGCCACCTTCCCAACAGCAACCTAGCTCTACATCAGTTTCCCAAGATACAACTCAGAACGGTGCATCTAACATATTGCAGAAACTTGATCCAAACGCCGGAAAAGGGGGAATCCAAACACTAGCAACTAATAAGGTTACATTACCAAGCTCTGGTATAAGTCCTTCAAATGCAGGGAATGGAAATAACATTCCAGGGACAGATGTTAAAATTAACGAAAAGCCATCAATATGGTGTATaagaacaaataaaaaatgtgacATACTAGGTATTGGTATTATAGGAGCTgcaatattcatttttttagcaTTTATGTATAAG tatttatcatttggaTCGGCAAAAAATTcgaagaaagaaaaaagcaTGAAAAGTGTTATAAATTTGGTTAGTGGAAAGAAAAGGGAAAAGagatttataaattcagGTGATGGGAAAAAGAcagaaataattataaattcagatgataataaaaaatcaataaaAACGGTGATAAACTCACGTAATGGGAAAcgaaaaacatatataactataaactcagaatataaaaaaaaatatacaaaatcaGTTATAAATTCAGGTGATGGAAAAAAGAcagaaataattataaattcagTTAATGTGAAAATACCATTattgaatatatacaaacttATGCAGGCCGATCCTATgccatttattaatttattttttttgttgattttttttatctataaaagaaaacgaGACACTATAGaatga
- a CDS encoding fam-b protein — MSIRVLKFVLFSIIICSFRCNKNELYFISERNICLERNVINFKNNRILADADKQFNLNDFYQSTLSLSNQFNDGDDNDEEIIKLRNVIDSHLKKPNESNTLPNLNSVDEETKKSIHELQKELEEVKKELDSVRNGGLEIQPTKNKRITIKCENNSVSEHEKFNELEHYGTIWKDKYDHFEDKYNEITSSNSYKKLKVNDKLKRAVRKYLMESLAYIISWFTFPGTELGCLTLLHIPYIISIFMKLCKVIRLEIKKKKYL, encoded by the exons ATGAGCATCAgagttttaaaatttgttttgttttcaattattatttgttcttTTAGATGTAACAAAAAT gaattatattttataagcGAGAGAAACATATGCCTTGAAAGGAATgtgataaattttaaaaataatagaataTTAGCAGATGCAGACAAGCAATTcaatttaaatgatttttatcaatCAACTTTGAGTCTTTCAAATCAATTTAATGACGGCGATGATAATGAcgaagaaataataaagctTCGAAATGTGATAGATTCACATTTAAAGAAACCTAACGAAAGTAATACATTACCCAATTTAAATAGCGTAGATGAGGAAACGAAAAAATCAATTCATGAGCTTCAAAAAGAATTAGAAGAAGTAAAAAAAGAGCTTGATAGTGTACGGAATGGCGGATTAGAAATACAACcgacaaaaaataaaagaataacaataaaatgtgaaaataattctGTATCAGAACACGAAAAGTTTAACGAATTGGAACATTATGGAACTATTTGGAAGGATAAATATGATCATTTTgaagataaatataatgaaattacATCAAGCAATAGTTATAAGAAATTAAAAGTTAACGACAAGTTAAAAAGAGCGGTAAGAAAATACCTTATGGAGAGTTtggcatatataatatcttGGTTTACGTTTCCAGGCACAGAATTGGGGTGCTTAacattattacatataccgtatataatttccatatttatgaaattgTGTAAAGTCATTAGattggaaataaaaaaaaaaaaatatttataa
- a CDS encoding fam-a protein: MNKFYIQIVFFLLSVSVYLNNKTLATESAPREVKKTKRPKYYLTPEQLFANNEHLLYDNPKETKEARNVMSEAVAHLKDYATIVKGYEAVGSGIDYDMFFYKKYDKDNIIVDKIIGKIDGQDKYEPTIHKLWDPDIISFVEQSSVKTKFVRVYDDNLVILQQRYTNWFGKHDKYFYALATKVEISKDTSIIAMTSANINDHHPSEKKYKNKIVKSANLFKTDIDSEDDIRNGKLEKAFVHLAGYYIHKHNDHVDVTFIASIDGRRYT, translated from the exons atgaataaattttatattcaaatcgttttttttcttttaagtGTCTCAGTATAtctgaataataaaacccTTGCAACTGAGTCAGCTCCAAGAGAAGTTAAAAAAACCAAGCGCCCAAAATATTATCTTAC TCCAGAGCAATTATTTGCAAACAATGAGCACCTATTATATGACAATCCCAAAGAAACTAAAGAAGCAAGAAATGTTATGAGCGAAGCTGTAGCACATTTAAAAGATTATGCTACAATTGTAAAAGGTTATGAAGCAGTAGGGAGTGGTATTGACTAtgatatgtttttttataaaaaatatgataaagaCAATATAATTGTTGACAAAATTATAGGTAAAATTGATGGTCAGGATAAG TATGAACCCACAATACACAAGTTATGGGATCCTGATATTATCAGTTTTGTCGAGCAGAGCTCTGTTAAAA caaAATTTGTCCGCGTATACGATGACAATTTAGTAATACTACAGCAACGTTACACAAATTGGTTTGGGAAAcatgataaatatttttatgctttAGCTACAAAAGTTGAA aTATCAAAAGACACATCTATAATTGCCATGACTTcagcaaatataaatgatcaCCACCCTtccgaaaaaaaatataaaaacaaaatcgTAAAAAGCGCAAATTTATTCAAAACTGATATTGATTCTGAAGATGATATTAGAAATGGAAAATTGGAAAAAGCTTTTGTTCACTTAGCTGGATACTACATTCACAAACACAACGACCATGTTGATGTTACCTTTATTGCATCT ATTGATGGGCGTCGTTACACTTAA
- a CDS encoding acyl-CoA synthetase, putative, with product MKLYSLLGVIIYALVPSKYKCQNKKEGAILYAKVHTSSPNEKESDVYKALDKPDPGYKHILDLVMETGQKNPNMTAIIENAYGKRAETYTFKTLIDKVNAFSSVLDSYDGGVPEKSYDEKENDGKFKILGIYGNNSMNWLVADMAAMNSSITSLVMHSRFSIDEVIEILNESKLEWLCLDLKHAQAILERTKDLPHLKKLIILDHIPKDDPKKQKELNKNNNTEKKSLKGSRKMKKLPSTAEEIEYKELLEKDKQNLYDTYMKVEETAKKHKIEILTMEYAMEKLAQRGTAKKKQNKSPNFISTIIYTSGTSGKPKGVMLSNQNLYNAIVASKNSQLLEYFSVKYHLSYLPLSHVFERVVMYYCLSGGASINIFSNNIKYFKDDLIGSGSSIIIGVPKIFNKLYGDIQTEIANLPPVKKFIVNKALDIRRSHRHGKLDRLVESITGVSKKIRNKINPSLKSFFNGGGKLSSDVESELSLLLDIDIYQGFGMTETTGPIFMQDTKDKSIDTVGGPYIKTVEYKVSTWETYDAKSKPPKGELLIKSDQLFRGYFLKDDLTKSLFTKDKYFKTGDVVQINNNGSITFLDRSKGLLKLSQGEYIETETLNNLYSMIPYINYCVAHADDTMDGPMAILSVDKNLFSQHLENDGILKKLNITRKEFMDKVLDEEVNTKKEYVDYIKKDMLEAYNKTNLSRYNLINDIYITMGLWDTSNYLTPTFKVKRFKLIKDYDFYFQQVKSKYKDKLKGQKAPAKN from the coding sequence atgaagctTTATAGCTTGTTGGGGGTAATAATTTATGCATTGGTGCCATCGAAGTATAAAtgtcaaaataaaaaggagGGCGCTATTTTGTATGCTAAAGTGCATACATCATCGCCCAATGAAAAAGAATCAGACGTCTATAAAGCATTAGATAAACCAGATCCAGGATATAAGCATATTCTTGATTTAGTAATGGAAACAGGACAAAAAAACCCCAATATGACTGCAATAATTGAAAATGCATATGGAAAACGCGCTGAAACATATACATTCAAAACGTTGATAGACAAAGTTAATGCATTTTCATCTGTTTTAGATTCATATGATGGAGGTGTTCCTGAAAAATcatatgatgaaaaagaaaatgatggtaaatttaaaatattaggTATATATGGAAATAACTCTATGAATTGGCTAGTAGCAGATATGGCTGCTATGAATAGTAGTATTACTAGCTTAGTTATGCATTCGAGATTTAGTATTGATGAAGTTATTGAGATTTTAAATGAATCTAAATTAGAATGGCTATGTTTAGACTTAAAACACGCACAAGCAATATTAGAAAGAACAAAGGATTTAccacatttaaaaaaacttatAATACTTGATCATATCCCAAAGGATGATCCTAAGAAGcaaaaagaattaaataaaaacaataatactgaaaaaaaatcctTAAAAGGTTCCCGtaaaatgaagaaattgCCATCTACTGCTGAAGAAATAGAATATAAAGAACTACTTGAAAAagataaacaaaatttatatgatacATATATGAAAGTCGAAGAAACTGcaaaaaaacacaaaataGAAATTCTTACGATGGAATATGCTATGGAAAAATTGGCTCAGCGTGGTACAGCTAAAAAGAAGCAAAATAAATCTCcaaattttattagtaCGATTATTTATACTTCCGGAACGTCAGGAAAACCAAAAGGTGTTATGCTAAGTAaccaaaatttatataatgcaATTGTAGCATCTAAAAATTCCCAATTActtgaatatttttcagtaaaatatcatttatcTTATTTACCTTTGTCGCACGTATTTGAAAGAGTAGTTATGTACTATTGCCTATCTGGAGGGGcttcaataaatatatttagtaacaatataaaatattttaaagacGATTTGATAGGATCTGGATCAAGTATAATAATTGGTGTTcctaaaatttttaataaacttTACGGTGATATACAAACAGAAATAGCTAATCTTCCGccagtaaaaaaatttattgtaAACAAAGCGCTAGACATACGTAGATCGCATAGACATGGTAAACTTGATCGTCTTGTTGAATCTATCACAGGTgtttctaaaaaaataagaaataaaataaacccATCGTTGAAATCGTTTTTTAATGGTGGTGGAAAATTATCATCCGACGTTGAAAGTGAGTTATCACTTTTATTAgatattgatatatatcaaGGATTTGGTATGACCGAAACAACTGGGCCAATATTTATGCAAGACACTAAAGATAAAAGTATTGATACTGTTGGTGGaccatatataaaaactgTTGAATATAAAGTATCAACATGGGAAACATATGATGCTAAATCAAAACCACCAAAAGGagaattattaattaaaagtGATCAATTATTTAGAGGATATTTCTTAAAAGATGATTTAACAAAAAGCTTATTCACaaaagataaatattttaaaacagGTGATGTTGTACAAATTAATAACAATGGATCGATCACATTTTTAGATAGATCTAAAGGTTTACTTAAATTATCTCAAGgtgaatatatagaaaCAGAAACTTTAAATAATCTATACTCAATGAttccatatattaattattgtGTAGCACATGCCGACGATACAATGGATGGACCTATGGCAATTTTATCtgttgataaaaatttgttttcaCAACATTTAGAAAATGATGGTATACTTaagaaattaaatataactaGAAAAGAGTTTATGGATAAAGTATTAGATGAAGAagttaatacaaaaaaagagTATGttgattatattaaaaaagatatgTTAGAAGcctataataaaacaaatttaagtAGATATAACTTaattaatgatatatatatcacaaTGGGATTATGGGACACCTCGAATTATTTAACACCAACTTTTAAAGTAAAGcgatttaaattaataaaagatTACGATTTTTACTTCCAACAAGTGAAATCCAAATATAAAGACAAACTAAAAGGTCAAAAAGCTCCTGCAAAAAATTAG
- a CDS encoding lysophospholipase, putative: protein MEEIELNNDELRSATVSKLDGDPKIGWLCNKNGLLLKTYEWLAHNAIGIILLIHGLKAHTRLTFMRINIKMSNNNEGIIVDSDNYYIYKDSWIEKFNQNGYSVYALDLQGHGESQAWKNTRGDFSSFDDLVDDVIQYMYQIQNEISNDNQTNDIVTTKKKKLPMYIIGHSVGGNIAIRILQLLREKKEGNINAGDENYYKKCNIMLDDLTNANEINNDTVEDMIDDMNNFNDSPVKDIWYKRCISNSNNDDPYIYIANTSDKDERFYNNLYKLNIKGCVSLSGMMKLNAIRKAGDRSIRYLYLPLAKFLSRVAPNAVFSPKSGLKHSEYVADIYKYDKFRNSDKIKFKCISELIKATVTLNCNINHMPTDIPLLFVHSKDDNVCCFEAAYSFYNKANVPGKKFHTVDGMNHAITAAPGNEEILNEILNWISNLRRKNEEQEYEIKDVIKDEAEDIIKDETEGIIKDETEDIIKDENESEIQNVF from the coding sequence ATGGAAGAAATTGAATTGAATAATGATGAGTTAAGAAGTGCTACAGTAAGTAAATTAGATGGCGATCCTAAGATAGGTTGGctatgtaataaaaatggtctacttttaaaaacatatgaATGGCTAGCTCATAATGCCATAGGAATTATATTGTTAATACATGGATTAAAAGCGCATACTCGATTAACTTTTATgagaataaatataaaaatgtcaAATAACAATGAAGGCATAATAGTAGACAgtgataattattatatttacaaagaTAGTTGGattgaaaaatttaatcaAAATGGTTATTCAGTATATGCACTAGATTTACAAGGACATGGCGAATCACAAGCATGGAAAAATACAAGAGGGGATTTTAGTTCTTTTGATGATTTAGTTGATGATGTAATACAATATATGTATCAAATTCAAAATGAAATCTCAAATGATAATCAAACGAATGATATAGTAacaactaaaaaaaaaaaacttcctatgtatattattggCCATTCGGTGGGCGGAAATATTGCTATAAGAATATTACAATTATTaagggaaaaaaaagaaggtAACATTAATGCTGGAGATGAAAAttactataaaaaatgtaacatCATGCTAGACGACCTTACTAATGCTAATGAAATTAACAATGATACGGTAGAAGATATGATTGAtgatatgaataattttaatgataGTCCTGTAAAAGATATTTGGTATAAGCGTTGCATTTCGAATTCTAATAATGATGAcccttatatttatattgctAATACTAGTGATAAAGATGAAAGAttctataataatttatataaattaaatattaaaggTTGCGTATCGTTGTCTGGTATGATGAAATTAAATGCAATACGGAAGGCTGGAGATAGATCAATTAGGTATTTGTATTTACCTTTAGCAAAGTTTCTGTCTCGTGTGGCGCCTAATGCAGTATTTTCGCCAAAATCGGGTCTTAAACATTCCGAATATGTTgctgatatatataaatatgacaAATTTCGAAATTctgataaaattaaatttaaatgtatTTCTGAACTTATAAAAGCAACGGTCACATTGAATTGTAATATTAATCATATGCCAACAGATATccctttattatttgtgcATTCAAAAGATGATAATGTTTGTTGTTTTGAAGCGgcatattcattttataataaagcaAATGTTCCTGGAAAAAAATTCCATACTGTTGATGGTATGAATCATGCTATAACGGCAGCGCCAGGAAACGAAGAAATTTTAAACGAAATTCTTAATTGGATTTCTAATTTAAGAAGGAAGAATGAAGAGCAagaatatgaaataaaagacGTAATAAAAGATGAAGCGGAAGACATAATAAAAGATGAAACAGAAGGCATAATAAAAGATGAAACAGAAGACATaataaaagatgaaaatgaaagtGAAATACAAAATGTGTTTTAA